A region of Streptomyces sp. TG1A-60 DNA encodes the following proteins:
- a CDS encoding glycoside hydrolase family 43 protein, producing the protein MSREHDLPEPPDRRLLLKGALGAGALTALPATAAHAASSPAAEGAPARYANPLVRNRADPHIRRHTDGFYYFTATSPEYDRIILRRSRTLRGLSTAAESVIWREHATGVMGAHIWAPEMHRIDGKWYIYFASAPAEDIWAIRMWVLENSHPDPFRGTWVERGQLKTAWETFSLDATTFTHRGSRYLAWAQHEPGMNNNTAVWLSRMADPLTLTGPQVRLTTPEYDWECVGFKVNEGPAVIKRNGRLFMTYSASATDFNYCMGLLTVDAHADLMDPANWSKSPTPVFTSNDTTKQYGPGHNSFTVAEDGRTDVLVYHARQYREIVGDPLNDPNRHTRVQRLGWKPDGTPDFGVPIADAPTPSSQKES; encoded by the coding sequence ATGAGCCGCGAACACGATCTCCCCGAACCCCCCGACCGCAGGCTGCTCCTGAAGGGCGCGCTGGGCGCGGGCGCCCTCACCGCGCTGCCCGCCACCGCCGCCCACGCGGCGAGCTCCCCGGCGGCCGAGGGTGCCCCGGCCCGGTACGCCAACCCGCTGGTCCGCAACCGTGCCGACCCGCACATCCGGCGCCACACCGACGGCTTCTACTACTTCACGGCGACCTCGCCCGAGTACGACCGCATCATCCTGCGCAGGTCCCGCACCCTGCGCGGACTGTCGACGGCCGCCGAGTCCGTCATCTGGCGCGAACACGCGACAGGGGTGATGGGCGCGCACATCTGGGCGCCGGAGATGCACCGCATCGACGGCAAGTGGTACATCTACTTCGCCTCCGCGCCCGCCGAGGACATCTGGGCCATCCGCATGTGGGTCCTGGAGAACTCCCACCCCGACCCCTTCCGGGGCACCTGGGTCGAGCGCGGCCAACTGAAGACGGCCTGGGAGACCTTCTCCCTCGACGCCACCACCTTCACCCACCGGGGAAGCCGCTACCTGGCGTGGGCCCAGCACGAGCCCGGGATGAACAACAACACCGCGGTCTGGCTGTCCAGGATGGCCGACCCGCTGACCCTGACCGGTCCCCAGGTCCGGCTCACCACCCCGGAGTACGACTGGGAGTGCGTCGGCTTCAAGGTCAACGAGGGGCCGGCGGTCATCAAACGCAACGGCCGTCTGTTCATGACGTACTCGGCGAGCGCGACCGACTTCAACTACTGCATGGGCCTGCTGACGGTCGACGCGCACGCCGACCTCATGGACCCCGCGAACTGGTCGAAGTCCCCGACCCCGGTGTTCACCAGCAACGACACCACCAAGCAGTACGGGCCGGGCCACAACAGCTTCACCGTCGCCGAGGACGGCCGCACCGACGTCCTCGTCTACCACGCCCGGCAGTACAGGGAGATCGTGGGCGACCCGCTCAACGACCCCAACCGCCACACCCGCGTCCAGCGCCTCGGCTGGAAGCCCGACGGCACCCCGGATTTCGGCGTCCCCATTGCCGATGCACCCACCCCGAGCTCCCAGAAAGAGAGCTGA
- a CDS encoding autotransporter: MRSHTHKTAAAAGALAVTALMLGAPTATAAGPRDVTTDVLAGRNVTLTGDTVVTVPSGTTTYGGVFSGTGTLTVRGTGTLVLTKDSDFTLPKSRQRQTVRTVGGNHPYVTVTNPDPPAVTVEKGATLQYGNRGSTGVIRHYPYDTPAFPLNQNNIRVDGTLRLSLKNVQYNLGTISGSGLITQPRFLWATWDLSGTHPFTGVVDNGTQVNAGRPEYATSLPAARKVLNQGTWTVDTPLGQTVTQGMDFYQREYGSDINVQSRPGSKVILTGQYSWSDQGGDTNPSLSDPALNWTPARKNVNKRGTNIKGANVQWGDGTTNKIFMPGTAETVYINLLAARSRSLLTFDYNGPVTLGAPIGGGVFHDTLSKPGAGDIVIKGTKGNDVTFAAVQYYNGSTTVEKGAVLRLGSGRSGGDGGLYTRGDLYKVVNNGSLVVRNVAEPVTLSRVGGSGSLTQSGTATTTLTGSAVTYTGRTTVTKGTLALRSGATLARSKAVRLTTTGAKLDVGTAGLKVTRSLSGRGTVKGSVTNAGTVVAGLTVTGGYTQTKQGELVLREKPLKVSGAVKLAGELDLGDVGGPGTEIMVIDHRGKDGNTGTFTGLREGAEVKLADSAYKISYKAGDGNDVVLTAVKASPSPKVKAAAGSGSGLQDSTTRNTGAAADTGLGWWPYALAVVLSGLLVPVARRRRSNRRRGGRHAATG, translated from the coding sequence GTGCGCAGCCATACCCACAAGACAGCGGCAGCCGCCGGAGCCCTGGCGGTCACCGCCCTCATGCTCGGTGCCCCGACCGCGACCGCCGCAGGCCCCCGTGATGTCACCACCGACGTACTGGCCGGGCGGAACGTCACGCTCACCGGAGACACGGTGGTGACCGTGCCGTCCGGGACGACCACGTACGGCGGCGTGTTCAGCGGCACCGGCACGCTCACCGTGCGCGGCACCGGGACGCTGGTCCTCACCAAGGACAGCGACTTCACCCTGCCGAAGTCCCGGCAGCGGCAGACCGTGAGGACAGTCGGCGGCAACCACCCGTACGTCACCGTCACCAACCCCGACCCGCCGGCCGTGACCGTCGAGAAGGGCGCGACCCTCCAGTACGGGAATCGCGGCTCGACCGGGGTGATCCGCCACTATCCGTACGACACCCCGGCGTTCCCGCTCAACCAGAACAACATCCGCGTCGACGGCACCCTGCGGCTCTCCCTGAAGAACGTCCAGTACAACCTGGGCACCATCAGCGGCTCCGGCCTGATCACCCAGCCGAGGTTCCTCTGGGCCACCTGGGACCTGTCCGGGACGCACCCCTTCACCGGTGTGGTCGACAACGGAACCCAGGTGAACGCCGGCCGCCCGGAGTACGCGACCTCACTGCCGGCCGCGCGCAAGGTCCTCAACCAGGGCACCTGGACGGTGGACACCCCGCTGGGCCAGACCGTCACGCAGGGCATGGACTTCTACCAGCGCGAGTACGGCAGCGACATCAACGTCCAGTCGCGGCCCGGCAGCAAGGTGATCCTCACCGGCCAGTACAGCTGGTCCGACCAGGGCGGCGACACCAACCCCTCGCTCAGCGACCCCGCGCTGAACTGGACGCCCGCACGCAAGAACGTCAACAAGCGCGGCACCAACATCAAGGGCGCCAACGTCCAGTGGGGCGACGGCACGACGAACAAGATCTTCATGCCGGGCACCGCCGAGACGGTCTACATCAACCTCCTCGCCGCCCGCTCCCGTTCGCTGCTCACCTTCGACTACAACGGGCCGGTCACCCTGGGCGCCCCCATCGGCGGCGGAGTGTTCCACGACACGCTCTCCAAGCCCGGCGCCGGGGACATCGTCATCAAGGGGACCAAGGGCAACGACGTCACCTTCGCGGCCGTCCAGTACTACAACGGCTCGACGACCGTCGAGAAGGGCGCGGTGCTGCGGCTGGGCAGCGGCAGGTCCGGCGGCGACGGCGGGCTGTACACCAGGGGCGACCTCTACAAGGTGGTCAACAACGGCTCGCTGGTCGTCCGCAACGTCGCCGAGCCCGTGACGCTGTCGCGCGTCGGCGGCAGCGGCTCCCTGACCCAGTCGGGCACGGCCACGACGACCCTGACGGGCAGCGCGGTGACGTACACGGGGAGGACGACCGTCACCAAGGGCACGCTGGCCCTCCGCTCGGGAGCGACGCTCGCCCGCAGCAAGGCCGTTCGGCTCACCACCACCGGGGCGAAGCTCGACGTGGGCACGGCCGGGCTGAAGGTGACCAGGTCGCTGTCCGGCAGGGGCACGGTGAAGGGCTCGGTCACCAACGCGGGCACCGTCGTGGCCGGCCTCACGGTCACCGGCGGATACACCCAGACCAAGCAGGGTGAACTGGTGCTGCGCGAGAAGCCGTTGAAGGTGAGCGGCGCGGTGAAGCTCGCCGGTGAGCTGGACTTGGGTGACGTCGGCGGACCCGGCACGGAGATCATGGTGATCGACCACCGGGGCAAGGACGGGAACACCGGTACGTTCACCGGGCTGCGCGAGGGCGCCGAGGTGAAGCTCGCCGACAGCGCCTACAAGATCAGCTACAAGGCCGGGGACGGGAACGACGTCGTCCTCACCGCCGTGAAGGCGAGCCCCTCGCCCAAGGTCAAGGCCGCCGCCGGCTCCGGGTCGGGCCTCCAGGACTCGACCACCCGCAACACCGGCGCCGCCGCCGACACCGGGCTCGGCTGGTGGCCGTACGCACTGGCGGTCGTGCTGTCCGGCCTGCTGGTACCGGTGGCCAGACGCCGCAGGAGCAACCGCCGCCGGGGCGGTCGGCACGCGGCCACGGGCTGA
- a CDS encoding amino acid permease: MTTTSTPEAAEPDPTPVPGPEPTPASGSGKAPVAGSEEISATGPGTNAASPGRKFGLGAATALVMGNIIGGGIFTLPAAVAPYGTVSLLAFVVLSVAAVLLALLFGRLARRSPVTGGLYVYPRDAFGPFAGFLSAWSYWTMCWVSIAALAVGVVGYVDVLIPLGDGKVALAVVALAALWLPAAANFAGTRYVGAVQIVSTVLKFVPLLLVATIGLFFIDTDNYGPFNASGESVPGALAAAAALLLYSFLGVESAAVSAGEVRDPERTVGRASVLGTLASALVYILGTVAVFGLVPHEELVESGAPFADAVNSIAGGSWGGTVIALVAVASIVGCLNGWVLLSAQMPYAAARDGLFPKRFARVGKGGVPGFGVLATAVLGTLLIAVNYADDPDTAFRVLVLITTFTGCVPYLLSAAAQLYWLARGTRERVRPAGLVRDLIVAALSFVFSFWLIAGAGYAAVYQGVLFLFAGIPVYVWLRGRQENPGAPEAGTA; the protein is encoded by the coding sequence ATGACCACGACCAGCACCCCCGAGGCCGCCGAGCCCGATCCGACCCCTGTCCCGGGGCCCGAGCCCACCCCGGCCTCGGGGTCCGGGAAGGCCCCGGTCGCCGGGTCCGAGGAGATCTCCGCGACCGGACCCGGGACGAACGCGGCCTCACCGGGCCGCAAGTTCGGCCTCGGCGCGGCCACCGCCCTCGTCATGGGCAACATCATCGGCGGCGGTATCTTCACGCTCCCCGCCGCCGTCGCCCCGTACGGCACGGTCAGCCTGCTCGCCTTCGTCGTCCTCTCCGTGGCCGCCGTGCTGCTGGCGCTGCTCTTCGGCAGGCTGGCGAGGCGCAGCCCCGTCACCGGCGGCCTCTACGTCTACCCGCGCGACGCCTTCGGCCCCTTCGCGGGCTTCCTGTCGGCCTGGTCGTACTGGACGATGTGCTGGGTCAGCATCGCCGCCCTCGCCGTCGGTGTCGTCGGCTATGTCGACGTGCTGATACCCCTGGGGGACGGCAAGGTCGCCCTGGCGGTGGTGGCGCTGGCAGCCCTGTGGCTGCCGGCCGCCGCGAACTTCGCCGGCACCCGCTATGTCGGTGCCGTGCAGATCGTGTCGACGGTCCTGAAGTTCGTGCCGCTGCTGCTGGTCGCCACCATCGGCCTGTTCTTCATCGACACGGACAACTACGGCCCCTTCAACGCCTCCGGTGAGAGCGTCCCGGGCGCGCTCGCCGCCGCTGCCGCGCTCCTCCTCTACAGCTTCCTGGGCGTCGAGTCGGCCGCCGTCAGCGCCGGCGAGGTCCGTGACCCGGAGCGCACCGTGGGCCGCGCCAGCGTCCTCGGCACGCTCGCCTCCGCGCTGGTCTACATCCTCGGCACGGTCGCCGTGTTCGGTCTGGTCCCGCACGAGGAACTGGTCGAGTCGGGGGCGCCCTTCGCCGACGCGGTGAACTCGATCGCCGGCGGCAGCTGGGGCGGCACGGTGATCGCGCTGGTCGCCGTCGCCTCGATCGTCGGCTGCCTCAACGGCTGGGTCCTGCTCAGCGCCCAGATGCCGTACGCCGCCGCCCGCGACGGTCTCTTCCCGAAGCGCTTCGCCCGCGTGGGCAAGGGCGGCGTCCCCGGCTTCGGTGTCCTCGCCACGGCGGTCCTCGGCACGCTCCTCATCGCCGTGAACTACGCCGACGACCCGGACACCGCCTTCCGGGTCCTGGTCCTCATCACCACGTTCACCGGCTGTGTCCCCTACCTCCTCTCCGCCGCCGCCCAGCTGTACTGGCTGGCCCGGGGCACCCGCGAGCGCGTCCGCCCCGCCGGCCTGGTCCGCGACCTGATCGTCGCCGCCCTCTCCTTCGTCTTCTCCTTCTGGCTGATCGCCGGCGCCGGCTACGCGGCCGTCTACCAGGGCGTCCTGTTCCTCTTCGCCGGCATCCCGGTGTACGTGTGGCTGCGCGGCCGGCAGGAGAACCCCGGCGCGCCCGAGGCCGGGACGGCGTAG
- the mmuM gene encoding homocysteine S-methyltransferase, whose translation MTSNTPGTSPALPGPHSVPFATALADGVLVLDGGMSNQLESAGHDLSDELWSARLLAERPEAITEAHLAYFEAGADVAITSSYQATFEGFAERGIHRERAHELLSLSVELAADAAVEAKAKGVTRPLLVAASVGPYGAMLADGSEYRGRYGLSVAELERFHRPRLEALAAAHPDVLALETVPDTDEAEALIRAIRGLDVPAWLSYTVAGDRTRAGQPLEEAFALAADVEEVVAVGVNCCSPDDVDGAVETAVRVTGKPVVVYPNSGEAWDASARSWTGRSTFTAEQVEGWRTAGARLIGGCCRVGPEAISAIARTLG comes from the coding sequence ATGACCAGCAACACGCCCGGCACGTCCCCCGCCCTTCCCGGCCCTCACTCCGTCCCTTTCGCCACGGCCCTCGCCGACGGCGTCCTCGTCCTCGACGGCGGCATGTCCAACCAGCTCGAATCGGCCGGGCACGACCTGAGCGACGAACTCTGGTCGGCGCGACTGCTGGCGGAGCGGCCGGAGGCCATCACCGAGGCCCATCTCGCCTACTTCGAGGCGGGCGCGGACGTGGCCATCACCTCCAGCTACCAGGCCACCTTCGAGGGCTTCGCGGAGCGCGGGATCCACCGGGAGCGTGCGCACGAACTACTCTCCCTGAGCGTCGAGTTGGCCGCGGACGCGGCAGTGGAGGCCAAGGCGAAGGGCGTCACGCGACCGCTGCTCGTGGCAGCCTCGGTCGGCCCGTACGGGGCGATGCTCGCGGACGGCTCGGAGTACCGCGGCCGGTACGGACTGAGCGTGGCGGAACTGGAGCGGTTCCACCGGCCCCGCCTTGAGGCACTGGCCGCCGCCCACCCGGACGTCCTGGCCCTGGAGACGGTCCCCGACACCGACGAGGCCGAGGCGCTGATACGGGCCATCCGCGGCCTGGACGTGCCCGCCTGGCTGTCGTACACCGTCGCCGGCGACCGCACCCGCGCCGGGCAGCCGCTGGAGGAGGCCTTCGCCCTGGCCGCCGACGTCGAGGAGGTCGTCGCCGTGGGCGTGAACTGCTGCTCCCCCGACGACGTGGACGGGGCGGTCGAGACGGCCGTCCGGGTCACCGGCAAGCCGGTCGTCGTGTATCCGAACAGCGGAGAGGCCTGGGACGCGTCGGCGCGGTCCTGGACCGGGCGGTCGACGTTCACGGCCGAGCAGGTGGAGGGATGGCGGACCGCCGGGGCCCGGCTGATCGGGGGGTGCTGCCGGGTGGGTCCTGAGGCGATCTCGGCGATCGCGCGGACACTGGGCTGA
- a CDS encoding substrate-binding domain-containing protein gives MVRGGNATAGPTLAVVAREAGVSVPTASKVVNGREDVAPETRRRVTEALDRLGYVRRPRFEASKPPRMVDLVVHSLESSWSGAVLHGVEQAAHDAGLEVVVSAGLTRTRGARPERGWFDKLTARGSAGVLFNLAELSPAQYSWLTRHRIPFVLIDPVLEPPPGVVSVGAANWQGGMTATEHLLARGHERIAVVAGYRRNMCSSARVAGHRSALMAAGVRYRPEYVRYGNFVETTARRRMHQLLDLPEPPTAVFVCSDKMALGVYEALAERGLRVPDDISVVGFDDLPEARWATPGLTTVRQPLSEMASAALRLLVRMMEGDQPESTRTELSTRLVERASTGAPRSG, from the coding sequence ATGGTGCGTGGCGGGAACGCGACGGCCGGGCCGACGCTGGCGGTGGTGGCGCGCGAGGCCGGGGTCTCCGTACCGACGGCCTCGAAGGTGGTCAACGGCCGGGAGGACGTGGCCCCCGAGACCAGGCGCCGGGTCACCGAGGCGTTGGACCGGCTCGGCTATGTCCGCAGACCCCGGTTCGAGGCGTCGAAGCCGCCGCGCATGGTCGACCTGGTGGTGCACTCGCTGGAGAGCTCCTGGTCGGGCGCCGTCCTGCACGGCGTCGAACAGGCGGCCCACGACGCGGGCCTGGAGGTCGTGGTCTCGGCCGGTCTGACCCGCACCCGGGGTGCCCGCCCCGAACGCGGCTGGTTCGACAAGCTGACCGCCCGGGGCTCGGCGGGCGTGCTGTTCAACCTGGCCGAGCTGTCCCCCGCCCAGTACTCCTGGCTCACCCGGCACCGCATCCCGTTCGTCCTGATCGACCCGGTCCTCGAACCGCCGCCCGGCGTGGTGTCGGTCGGCGCGGCCAACTGGCAGGGCGGGATGACCGCCACCGAGCATCTGCTGGCCCGGGGGCACGAGCGGATCGCCGTGGTCGCCGGGTACCGGCGCAATATGTGCAGCAGCGCCCGGGTGGCGGGTCACCGCTCGGCGCTGATGGCGGCGGGGGTCCGGTACCGGCCGGAGTACGTCCGCTACGGCAATTTCGTGGAGACCACCGCCCGCCGCCGTATGCACCAGCTGCTCGACCTCCCCGAGCCGCCGACCGCCGTCTTCGTCTGCTCGGACAAGATGGCCCTCGGCGTGTACGAGGCGCTGGCCGAGCGGGGGCTGAGGGTGCCGGACGACATCAGTGTGGTCGGTTTCGACGATCTTCCCGAGGCCCGTTGGGCGACTCCGGGCCTGACGACGGTCCGCCAGCCGCTCTCCGAGATGGCCTCGGCCGCGCTACGGCTGCTGGTGCGGATGATGGAGGGCGATCAGCCGGAGAGCACGCGCACCGAATTGTCGACGCGGCTGGTCGAGCGGGCGAGTACCGGGGCCCCACGCTCGGGCTGA
- a CDS encoding sulfatase, producing the protein MSHTRSPQLPGPGPAPAPAPDDDTAPEEAAPPAPAPEESSPDAGAKAEPEPRPESTPEAEPEPKPERRPKAETETKPDSEPQAEPKSKAETETGPAPSPKAEPEPEQDPETGPGQLPAESPAVPTGWRTEHPAVARTVAWTVTGLALALVLFALLVPNDVTNLEFGRFLRIPAEGILVAALLLVLPATARRVGVVVVGVVLGLLTIVKVLDMGSYWTLDRPFDLVLDWILLDDAQSFMKDSLGGAVAQAATIGVIALAVALPVLMTLAVVRISRLMVRNRHTASRTLLVLGTAWITCSTLTLEIANVPVASHSAATLVENRVEAVSNGLKDGEAFKKEAAVDAFADVPPDELLTGLRGRDVLITFIESYGRSAIDDPQMGGPLGETLAQKTRELEEAGYASQSGWLRSPITGAGSWLGHSTFLSGLWIKNQQRYRNLVSGDRLTLTEAFRRTDAWRTVGIVPGTQKTWPEGKYFGLEHIYDSDQLGYKGPKFSWSTMPDQYTLKAFEELEHGKKDREPIMAEIILTSSHNPWAPVPSTIPEEQIGDGSVYHSLQKAEGKDPKEVWKDPSDVRDEYRKSIQYSVTSLVDYVAEYGSKDTVLVFLGDHQPNKTVTGADPSHDVPVSIVAQDPEVLEKVADWGWTDGLKPADDTPVWRMDKFRDRFMTAFGPAVPAG; encoded by the coding sequence TTGTCGCACACACGCTCTCCGCAGCTCCCGGGACCAGGACCGGCACCGGCACCGGCACCGGACGACGACACCGCTCCCGAGGAAGCCGCCCCACCGGCCCCGGCACCCGAGGAGAGTTCGCCGGACGCCGGGGCCAAGGCGGAGCCCGAGCCCAGGCCGGAATCCACGCCGGAGGCGGAGCCCGAGCCCAAACCGGAGCGCAGGCCGAAGGCGGAGACGGAGACGAAGCCGGACTCCGAGCCGCAGGCGGAGCCCAAGTCGAAGGCGGAGACGGAGACGGGGCCTGCCCCCTCGCCGAAGGCGGAGCCCGAGCCCGAGCAGGACCCCGAGACCGGCCCTGGCCAACTGCCTGCCGAGTCCCCGGCCGTCCCCACCGGCTGGCGCACCGAGCACCCCGCCGTCGCGCGCACCGTCGCCTGGACGGTCACCGGGCTGGCCCTCGCCCTCGTGCTGTTCGCGTTGCTCGTGCCGAACGACGTCACCAACCTGGAGTTCGGCCGTTTCCTGCGCATCCCGGCGGAGGGCATCCTCGTGGCGGCGCTGCTGCTCGTGCTGCCCGCGACCGCGCGGCGGGTGGGGGTGGTGGTGGTCGGGGTGGTGCTCGGGCTGCTGACGATCGTCAAGGTGCTGGACATGGGGTCGTACTGGACCCTGGACCGCCCGTTCGACCTGGTGCTGGACTGGATCCTGCTGGACGACGCCCAGTCGTTCATGAAGGACTCGCTGGGCGGCGCGGTCGCGCAGGCGGCCACGATCGGGGTGATCGCGCTTGCGGTCGCGCTGCCGGTGCTGATGACGCTGGCGGTGGTGCGGATCAGCCGGCTGATGGTGCGCAACCGGCACACGGCGAGCCGTACGCTGCTGGTCCTGGGCACCGCGTGGATCACCTGCTCGACGCTTACGCTTGAAATCGCGAACGTGCCGGTGGCCTCGCACAGCGCGGCGACCCTGGTGGAGAACCGGGTCGAGGCGGTGAGCAACGGGCTGAAGGACGGGGAGGCGTTCAAGAAGGAGGCGGCGGTGGACGCCTTCGCCGACGTACCGCCGGACGAGCTGCTGACGGGTCTGCGCGGCAGGGACGTGCTGATCACGTTCATCGAGAGCTACGGCCGCTCCGCGATCGACGACCCGCAGATGGGCGGGCCGCTCGGCGAGACGCTCGCGCAGAAGACGAGGGAACTCGAGGAGGCCGGGTACGCGTCCCAGAGCGGCTGGCTGCGCTCCCCCATCACGGGCGCGGGTAGCTGGCTGGGCCACTCCACGTTCCTGTCAGGCCTGTGGATCAAGAACCAGCAGCGCTACCGCAACCTCGTCTCCGGCGACCGTCTCACCCTCACCGAGGCGTTCCGCCGTACGGACGCGTGGCGCACGGTCGGCATCGTGCCGGGCACCCAGAAGACCTGGCCGGAGGGCAAGTACTTCGGCCTGGAACACATCTACGACTCCGACCAACTCGGCTACAAGGGCCCGAAGTTCAGCTGGTCGACGATGCCCGACCAGTACACGCTGAAGGCCTTCGAGGAGCTGGAGCACGGCAAGAAGGACCGCGAGCCGATCATGGCGGAGATCATCCTCACCTCCAGCCACAACCCGTGGGCGCCCGTCCCGAGCACGATCCCCGAGGAACAGATCGGCGACGGCTCGGTCTACCACTCGCTCCAGAAGGCGGAGGGCAAGGACCCCAAGGAGGTCTGGAAGGACCCCTCGGACGTCCGGGACGAGTACCGCAAGTCCATCCAGTACTCGGTGACCAGCCTCGTCGACTACGTCGCCGAGTACGGCTCGAAGGACACCGTCCTGGTCTTCCTCGGTGACCACCAGCCCAACAAGACGGTCACCGGCGCCGACCCCAGCCACGACGTGCCGGTGTCGATCGTCGCCCAGGACCCCGAGGTGCTGGAGAAGGTCGCCGACTGGGGCTGGACGGACGGCCTCAAGCCCGCCGACGACACCCCGGTGTGGCGGATGGACAAGTTCCGCGACCGCTTCATGACGGCGTTCGGCCCGGCCGTCCCGGCCGGCTGA
- a CDS encoding VOC family protein, producing MTPRLDAIGMVASDMAASVTFYRRLGFAFPQGAENQPHTEAQLPGGLRLMLDTEETVRSFHPQYRPGTGGGAGLALLCDSPAEVDALYEELVGAGYHGELKPWDAVWGQRYAVVLDPDGNGVDLFAPLPSSARE from the coding sequence ATGACTCCACGACTCGATGCGATCGGCATGGTGGCCTCGGACATGGCCGCCTCCGTCACCTTCTACCGCCGGCTCGGCTTCGCCTTCCCCCAGGGCGCCGAGAACCAGCCGCACACCGAGGCGCAGTTGCCCGGCGGGCTGCGACTGATGCTCGACACCGAGGAGACCGTGCGCTCCTTCCACCCCCAGTACCGGCCGGGAACGGGCGGCGGCGCCGGGCTGGCGCTGCTGTGCGACAGTCCCGCCGAAGTCGACGCGCTGTACGAGGAGTTGGTGGGCGCCGGGTACCACGGTGAGCTCAAGCCGTGGGACGCGGTGTGGGGCCAGCGGTACGCCGTGGTCCTCGATCCCGACGGCAACGGGGTAGACCTCTTCGCGCCGCTGCCCTCGTCCGCCCGCGAGTAG
- a CDS encoding helix-turn-helix transcriptional regulator, with protein MYAERASRLGGAVVWTNSPSDPPAGPGAGRVLPDGCLDLLWNDGRLLVAGPDTRAYVTGGVPSGWAGLRFYPGTAPAFLGVPAHELRDRRVELADLWSPALVRRLTARVNAAADPASGLEEVALARAAVTGRSDPLLRRVVAALDAGRTVAATADELGLGARQLHRRSLAAFGYGPKTLARVLRLQRALALARSGLPRAETAARTGYADQAHLARDVRELAGVPLGELLGGR; from the coding sequence GTGTATGCGGAAAGGGCGTCTCGGCTGGGCGGGGCCGTTGTGTGGACCAACAGCCCGAGTGATCCGCCGGCCGGTCCCGGGGCCGGCCGGGTTCTGCCGGACGGGTGCCTGGACCTGCTGTGGAACGACGGGCGGCTGCTGGTCGCCGGGCCGGACACACGGGCGTACGTCACCGGAGGGGTGCCCAGCGGCTGGGCGGGTCTCCGTTTCTACCCCGGCACCGCGCCCGCCTTCCTCGGGGTGCCCGCGCACGAACTGCGTGACCGGCGGGTGGAGCTGGCCGACCTGTGGTCCCCGGCGCTTGTGCGGCGGCTCACCGCGCGGGTGAACGCGGCGGCCGATCCGGCGAGCGGGCTCGAAGAGGTGGCCCTGGCGCGGGCGGCCGTGACGGGGCGGTCCGATCCGCTTCTGCGGCGGGTCGTCGCCGCCCTCGACGCGGGGCGGACGGTCGCGGCGACCGCCGACGAACTCGGTCTCGGAGCACGGCAGTTGCACCGCAGGTCGCTCGCCGCGTTCGGGTACGGGCCCAAGACTCTGGCGCGTGTGCTGCGGCTGCAACGGGCGCTCGCGCTCGCCCGGTCCGGGCTGCCCCGGGCCGAGACGGCGGCCCGGACCGGGTACGCCGATCAGGCGCATCTGGCCCGTGACGTACGGGAGTTGGCGGGAGTGCCGCTCGGCGAGCTGCTCGGTGGACGATAG